A window of Marinitoga sp. 1197 contains these coding sequences:
- a CDS encoding M1 family aminopeptidase, with the protein MKKFLFFSIFMFLNIFIFSANYYVEVKLLEKEKAILGKLRVDLENTEKPYFALFPNLESHENPYLNALFEDYKKTKIEILEVTDKNRNYLDYSIVNYKSKKFRNYQIKNAILNVNTDEKTIIIKFKTYFLSKNFPDNVAFDDIFIWRFGWYPVLIGENSDYALPHHTISLKINNNSNFYPVISGKFKNGIYYSEGKYVSMPLVFVNKKIYTNFTLNSKNYKINIWFRKGQEQRAAIMATHIIKALEIHTKNFGKLKYSTINVFQDPYPGIYGMAADGMFLLGDGFFTTADLVLPGLLEPLTFYVVSHELAHMWFGIGVGVDFIKNNFMSESLADYSAHISMYEKYGDDRLYNSYLPDILTDTFSEILPKNFSELDQNAIFSIGYYNIENAIADDADKIPGNFSSYIYYNKGKRALFSIEDYLGRKNFIKILSEYYMTYKEKTVNEDEFIAFLSKNISKDILYDLFKNPKKFDAFIKQKNDKIIVDLNNMKIPTKIRVVTKNATKIFTTIKNVEFEKKDIISIDIDPDMHTFDVERHNNHYPILIDSFGTQNVSKYDAYKIKIKTKSDDLSNRTHMFLSFEKYPYYSLGIGSFYSVNYSEETQKLILTDSGISSNFDFKPNPWTTLNLGYSKSLYTSFQNLYGEISYSIPEKIDIGSFSKSIFSTSQIILKGNLYDFDNFYISPTIVYSNLYNLGIHISGSYYFINNNNFYNNAYILNGAYFFDNYFPFFNSLSFEFKYADSKLFNPLYDKIPLTKDSENLLLTFKDYAKEIYGSNLEIFNSSILIENRTNIYNLFSIGNINYSLNAFYKRIDSENLYGLSFVMSPKIYFITDEIIPINFEFNYYNLPSKNSNAFTFSFTTYLNTTIRNIVK; encoded by the coding sequence ATGAAAAAATTTTTATTTTTCTCTATATTTATGTTTTTAAATATATTTATATTCTCAGCTAATTATTATGTTGAAGTAAAATTATTAGAAAAGGAAAAGGCTATTTTAGGGAAATTAAGAGTAGATTTAGAAAATACAGAAAAGCCATATTTCGCATTATTTCCAAATCTTGAAAGTCATGAAAATCCCTATTTAAATGCTTTGTTTGAAGATTATAAAAAAACAAAAATAGAAATATTAGAAGTAACGGATAAAAATAGAAACTATTTAGATTACTCTATTGTGAATTATAAATCAAAGAAATTCAGAAATTATCAGATAAAAAATGCTATATTAAATGTAAATACTGATGAAAAAACTATTATAATAAAATTTAAAACTTACTTTCTTTCAAAAAATTTCCCTGATAATGTAGCATTTGATGATATATTTATATGGAGATTTGGATGGTATCCTGTATTAATAGGTGAAAATTCTGATTATGCATTACCACATCACACTATTTCATTAAAAATAAATAACAATTCTAATTTTTACCCTGTTATTTCTGGAAAATTTAAAAATGGCATTTATTATTCTGAAGGGAAATATGTTTCAATGCCACTTGTATTTGTTAATAAAAAAATATATACGAATTTTACTTTAAACAGTAAAAATTATAAAATAAATATATGGTTTAGAAAAGGTCAAGAACAAAGAGCCGCTATAATGGCTACACATATAATAAAGGCTTTAGAAATACATACAAAAAATTTTGGAAAATTAAAATATTCCACTATAAATGTATTTCAAGATCCATATCCAGGAATTTATGGAATGGCTGCAGATGGTATGTTCTTGTTAGGTGATGGATTTTTTACCACGGCTGATCTAGTTTTACCGGGATTATTGGAACCTTTAACTTTTTATGTTGTTTCTCATGAATTAGCTCATATGTGGTTTGGTATTGGTGTTGGAGTTGATTTTATTAAAAATAACTTCATGAGTGAGTCTTTAGCAGATTATTCTGCACATATTTCGATGTATGAAAAATATGGTGATGACAGATTATACAATTCATATTTACCAGATATATTAACCGATACTTTTTCTGAAATACTACCGAAAAATTTCTCAGAATTAGATCAAAATGCCATCTTTTCCATAGGTTATTATAACATTGAAAATGCTATCGCAGATGATGCTGACAAAATTCCAGGAAATTTTTCATCCTATATATATTATAATAAAGGTAAAAGAGCTTTATTTTCAATAGAAGATTATCTAGGTAGAAAAAATTTTATAAAAATTCTCTCAGAGTATTATATGACATATAAAGAAAAGACTGTCAATGAAGATGAGTTTATTGCATTTCTATCAAAAAATATAAGTAAAGATATTCTATATGACCTTTTTAAAAATCCAAAAAAATTTGATGCTTTTATAAAACAAAAAAATGATAAAATCATTGTTGATTTAAATAATATGAAAATACCAACAAAAATCAGAGTTGTTACAAAAAATGCAACAAAGATTTTTACCACTATAAAAAATGTTGAATTTGAAAAAAAAGATATTATTTCAATTGATATAGACCCTGATATGCATACATTTGATGTTGAAAGGCATAATAATCATTATCCTATTCTTATTGATTCTTTTGGAACACAGAATGTTTCAAAATATGATGCTTACAAAATAAAAATCAAAACAAAAAGCGACGATTTATCAAATAGAACTCATATGTTTTTATCTTTTGAAAAATATCCTTACTATAGTTTAGGAATAGGTAGCTTCTATTCCGTAAATTATTCAGAAGAAACACAAAAATTAATATTAACAGATTCGGGTATTTCTTCAAATTTTGATTTTAAACCAAATCCATGGACAACTTTAAATTTAGGATATTCAAAAAGTTTATATACATCATTTCAAAATTTATATGGAGAAATATCATATTCTATACCTGAAAAAATTGATATTGGTAGCTTTTCAAAATCTATTTTTTCTACATCACAAATCATATTAAAAGGAAATTTATATGATTTTGATAACTTTTATATTAGCCCAACTATAGTCTATTCAAACCTTTATAATCTCGGAATTCATATTTCAGGAAGTTATTATTTTATAAATAATAACAATTTTTATAATAATGCTTATATACTAAATGGTGCATATTTTTTTGATAACTATTTTCCATTTTTTAATTCATTGAGTTTTGAATTTAAATATGCTGATAGTAAATTATTTAATCCGCTTTATGATAAAATACCTTTAACAAAAGATTCAGAAAATTTATTATTAACTTTCAAAGATTATGCAAAAGAAATTTATGGTTCTAATCTGGAAATATTTAATTCTTCTATTCTAATTGAAAATAGAACAAATATCTACAATTTATTTTCTATTGGAAATATAAATTATTCCTTAAATGCATTTTATAAAAGAATAGATTCAGAAAATTTATATGGTTTATCTTTTGTAATGTCACCAAAAATTTATTTTATAACAGATGAAATTATCCCTATTAACTTTGAATTTAATTACTACAATTTACCTTCTAAAAACTCAAATGCTTTTACATTTTCTTTTACTACATATTTAAATACAACCATAAGAAATATTGTTAAATAA
- a CDS encoding DUF4097 family beta strand repeat-containing protein encodes MNGILTPETKVEGICFNGVGIDLDISTGKETFFEYDNFPENIEIENYVKNGIWHLNFKQKSDSFLTKIFGFSFNSGFSGNANLRVDKNIFSFDINNVSGDISLNKLELEKFKVKTVSGDINIYNSKIKYLEFFSTSGDLSSSNSIFYSVDIKNVSGDCNIDYLDSKFKNVFIKTVSGDTEIYISGNDIVFIKKGASPSGKIHSNIPLKFDINSHNIPSRFIDFKGVSGDLIIKLKEQISKQDNFSNKNTKENENKLSTNELLTAEERKILELYKAEKISKDFALELLKNIGYTEKDAEIFLNENIGGI; translated from the coding sequence ATGAATGGCATTTTAACTCCAGAAACTAAAGTTGAAGGAATCTGTTTTAATGGTGTTGGAATAGATTTAGATATATCAACAGGGAAAGAGACTTTTTTTGAATATGATAATTTCCCAGAAAATATAGAAATAGAAAATTATGTGAAAAACGGAATATGGCATTTAAATTTTAAACAAAAATCTGATTCTTTTCTAACAAAAATATTTGGTTTTTCATTTAATTCAGGATTTTCTGGTAATGCTAATTTAAGAGTGGATAAAAATATTTTTAGCTTTGACATTAATAATGTAAGCGGTGATATATCATTAAATAAGTTAGAACTTGAAAAATTTAAAGTAAAAACTGTTTCTGGAGACATTAATATATATAATTCAAAAATAAAATATTTAGAATTTTTTAGTACAAGCGGTGATTTAAGTTCTTCTAATTCTATTTTTTATTCTGTTGATATCAAAAATGTTTCCGGAGATTGTAATATAGATTATCTTGATAGTAAATTTAAAAACGTTTTTATTAAAACCGTTTCTGGAGATACGGAAATCTATATCTCTGGAAATGATATAGTTTTTATAAAAAAAGGCGCTTCTCCTTCAGGCAAAATCCATTCCAATATCCCTTTAAAATTTGATATTAATTCCCATAATATTCCTTCAAGATTTATCGATTTTAAAGGTGTAAGTGGTGATTTAATAATTAAATTAAAAGAGCAAATTAGTAAGCAGGATAACTTTTCAAATAAGAATACGAAAGAAAATGAAAATAAATTATCCACTAATGAATTACTCACTGCAGAAGAAAGAAAAATTTTAGAGTTATATAAAGCTGAAAAAATAAGTAAAGATTTCGCATTGGAATTATTAAAAAATATAGGCTATACAGAAAAAGATGCCGAAATTTTTCTAAATGAAAATATTGGAGGGATATAA
- a CDS encoding DUF2089 domain-containing protein, whose amino-acid sequence MKKNNRLTHCPVCGGELVISEFKCPECDVTIRGSFYLDDFAKLSDEQLYFLKIFIKNRGNLSDVQKEIGISYPTAKARLEGVVRAMGFAEEKPKINTLKILEKIEKGELTPEEAKEILRGGKVEK is encoded by the coding sequence ATGAAAAAAAATAATCGATTAACACATTGTCCAGTTTGTGGTGGAGAGTTGGTTATATCGGAATTTAAATGTCCTGAGTGTGATGTTACTATTAGAGGAAGTTTTTATTTAGATGATTTTGCTAAACTTTCTGATGAACAATTATATTTTTTAAAAATTTTTATTAAAAATAGAGGCAATCTTTCTGATGTACAAAAAGAAATAGGCATATCATATCCAACTGCTAAAGCCCGTTTAGAAGGAGTTGTTAGAGCTATGGGATTTGCAGAAGAGAAGCCTAAAATAAATACTTTAAAAATATTAGAAAAAATTGAAAAAGGAGAATTAACTCCTGAGGAAGCAAAAGAAATTTTACGAGGGGGGAAGGTGGAAAAATGA
- a CDS encoding isochorismatase family protein: MEILSKIEKLNFTSENSAILCVDCQNGFTLRCPKELPVDGTNEIWIKSINDFLESAKKSGYLIITSKDDHPENHSSFQTWPPHCVKGTYGNKLFIKTYDFIVKKGITKNTDSYSAFFEDFKSKNDNGLEEYLNKNKIKKLIIFGLAGDVCVLETIKTAINKEFDILVINDFIKSVNKKSMKDILKSEKLNDKVKII, translated from the coding sequence ATGGAAATTTTATCCAAAATAGAAAAATTAAATTTTACTTCAGAAAATAGTGCTATATTATGTGTTGATTGTCAGAATGGATTTACATTAAGGTGTCCAAAAGAACTTCCAGTTGATGGAACAAATGAAATTTGGATTAAATCTATCAATGATTTTTTAGAAAGCGCTAAAAAATCTGGATATTTAATTATTACAAGCAAAGATGATCATCCAGAAAATCATAGTTCTTTTCAAACATGGCCACCACACTGTGTAAAAGGAACATACGGAAATAAACTTTTTATAAAAACATATGATTTTATTGTAAAAAAAGGAATTACCAAAAATACTGATAGCTATTCTGCTTTTTTTGAAGATTTTAAATCAAAAAACGACAATGGATTAGAAGAATATTTAAATAAAAATAAAATTAAAAAATTAATAATTTTTGGTTTAGCCGGAGATGTTTGTGTACTAGAAACTATAAAAACAGCTATAAATAAAGAATTTGATATTTTAGTCATAAATGATTTTATAAAATCAGTTAACAAGAAATCAATGAAAGACATATTGAAATCAGAAAAATTAAATGATAAAGTAAAAATTATTTGA
- a CDS encoding pyridoxal-phosphate-dependent aminotransferase family protein, protein MAKMIRKNYLLAPGPTPVPIDLLLEGAKDTIHHRTPQYLEIQKIALEGAKYIFRTENPVFILSSSGTGAMETAVANTLNPGDKAIVVVAGKFGERWLEICNAYGIEPIVVDLEWGDYVRPETIKELLDENPDTKVVFTTLSETSTGTVHPVKEIAEIVKNKDTIIAVDAISGMLAQPLEMDSWGLDIVVTGVQKGFMMPPGIALISVSEKAWKIIDENKNHHYYFDLKAYKKKYPDSPYTPPVNLVYQLAKSVQMIEEEGIENVWERHRIMADATRAAVQAMGLELFAKNPGNVLTSIKVPENIDGGKILKYLRDEEGVTFAGGQAHLKGKIIRIAHLGYMSKYDVIVGISALEMALKKFGFDVELGSGVRAAQEVFMKEGV, encoded by the coding sequence ATGGCAAAGATGATAAGAAAAAATTATTTATTAGCCCCAGGTCCAACACCTGTTCCTATTGATCTGCTTTTAGAAGGAGCTAAAGATACAATACATCATAGAACTCCACAATATTTAGAAATTCAAAAAATTGCTTTAGAAGGGGCTAAATATATTTTTAGAACAGAAAATCCCGTATTTATATTATCTTCTTCAGGTACGGGGGCAATGGAAACAGCAGTTGCCAATACTTTAAATCCAGGAGATAAAGCTATTGTTGTTGTAGCAGGTAAATTTGGAGAAAGATGGTTGGAAATTTGTAATGCTTATGGTATTGAACCAATAGTTGTAGATTTAGAGTGGGGAGATTATGTTAGACCTGAAACAATAAAAGAATTATTGGATGAAAATCCTGATACAAAAGTTGTATTTACAACATTAAGTGAAACATCGACAGGTACAGTTCATCCGGTAAAGGAAATAGCTGAAATAGTAAAAAATAAAGACACTATTATTGCAGTTGATGCTATTAGTGGAATGTTAGCTCAGCCATTAGAAATGGATTCTTGGGGGTTAGATATTGTAGTAACAGGTGTTCAAAAAGGTTTTATGATGCCTCCTGGAATAGCTTTAATTAGCGTAAGTGAAAAAGCATGGAAGATTATTGATGAAAATAAAAATCATCACTATTATTTTGATTTAAAAGCATATAAGAAAAAATATCCTGATTCACCGTATACACCACCTGTTAATTTAGTATATCAACTGGCAAAATCTGTTCAAATGATTGAAGAAGAAGGTATTGAAAATGTTTGGGAAAGACATAGAATAATGGCAGATGCTACAAGAGCAGCTGTGCAGGCAATGGGATTAGAATTATTTGCAAAAAATCCAGGCAATGTATTAACCTCAATAAAAGTTCCTGAAAATATTGATGGTGGGAAAATATTAAAATATTTAAGAGATGAAGAAGGAGTAACATTTGCTGGTGGTCAGGCTCATTTGAAAGGAAAAATAATAAGAATAGCTCACTTAGGATATATGTCAAAGTATGATGTGATTGTTGGGATTAGTGCATTGGAAATGGCATTGAAAAAATTTGGATTTGATGTTGAATTGGGTTCAGGTGTAAGAGCGGCTCAAGAAGTCTTTATGAAAGAAGGTGTATAA
- a CDS encoding D-2-hydroxyacid dehydrogenase: MWIHINDPLAEEATTKLKDLLPEVKITIEHFDAEELKEKVKDFDVLVVRSATKVTKDIIENGKNLKLIARAGMGLDNVDLEAAKEKNIKVINTPGANSLSVAELVVGYMLSIYRHIVTGTVSLREKRWEKKTLKGVELTGKTLGIVGFGHIGKLVRKLVTGFDMKVLVFDVFEIPEEIQKEHNVKQVSMEELLKNADVITLHVPLNEKTRHLISDKEFEVMKNNVIIINAARGGVVDEEALLKYLENGKVLGAGLDVFETEPPVSEVQMKLLNHPMVVATPHIGATTKEAQRRVGLELVDKIVEIVKNM, encoded by the coding sequence ATGTGGATACATATTAACGATCCTTTAGCAGAAGAGGCAACAACGAAGTTAAAAGACCTATTACCTGAAGTAAAAATAACAATAGAACATTTTGATGCTGAAGAATTAAAAGAAAAGGTTAAGGATTTTGATGTTTTAGTAGTTAGGAGCGCAACGAAGGTTACAAAAGATATTATAGAAAATGGGAAAAATTTGAAATTAATAGCAAGGGCTGGTATGGGTTTGGATAATGTAGATCTTGAAGCTGCAAAAGAAAAAAATATAAAGGTTATAAATACACCAGGAGCAAATTCTTTATCGGTTGCCGAATTGGTTGTTGGATATATGTTATCTATTTATCGACATATAGTTACTGGAACAGTTTCTTTAAGAGAAAAAAGATGGGAAAAGAAAACATTAAAAGGGGTTGAATTAACAGGAAAAACTCTTGGTATTGTAGGTTTTGGACATATTGGAAAATTAGTAAGAAAATTAGTCACAGGTTTTGATATGAAAGTTCTTGTTTTTGATGTTTTTGAGATACCAGAAGAAATTCAAAAAGAGCATAATGTAAAGCAAGTATCAATGGAAGAATTATTGAAAAATGCTGATGTTATAACTTTACATGTTCCTTTAAATGAAAAAACAAGACATTTGATTTCAGACAAAGAATTTGAAGTGATGAAAAATAATGTTATTATTATAAATGCTGCAAGAGGCGGTGTAGTAGACGAAGAGGCATTATTAAAATATCTGGAAAATGGTAAAGTGTTGGGAGCGGGTTTAGATGTTTTTGAAACAGAACCACCAGTTTCAGAAGTTCAGATGAAATTACTAAATCACCCAATGGTTGTGGCAACACCACATATTGGCGCAACAACTAAGGAAGCACAGCGAAGGGTTGGATTAGAATTAGTAGATAAAATAGTTGAAATAGTAAAAAATATGTAA
- a CDS encoding ferredoxin, translating to MKVFVDQDACIGCGVCENLCPDVFKINDEGKAEVLTAETDLPCAQDAADSCPTQAISIEE from the coding sequence GTGAAAGTATTTGTGGATCAAGATGCATGTATTGGATGTGGAGTATGTGAAAATTTATGTCCAGATGTATTTAAAATTAACGATGAAGGAAAAGCTGAAGTTTTAACAGCAGAAACAGATTTACCTTGCGCACAAGATGCAGCAGATTCCTGTCCAACACAGGCTATTTCAATTGAAGAATAA
- the minD gene encoding septum site-determining protein MinD, with protein sequence MKKSKVIVITSGKGGVGKTTISANIGASLALMGYDVCLIDADIGLKNLDLVLGLENRIVYTILDVIKGGKSPLEAVVKHKQIKKLNLLASSQIANKDMISPEDMKFIISELSKHFDYVIVDSPAGIERGFKNAVVAAQHAIVVTTPELTAISDADRVIGLLENEKFQEDNISLIVNRIKLHMINKNEMLSPEDIRTGLAVELLGVVPDSEEIIIATNKGIPITLEDNSKISNIFMNIAQRIAGKENPIENDFALLKDDSKKGFMRFFQKMFGGR encoded by the coding sequence ATGAAAAAAAGTAAAGTTATTGTAATCACCTCTGGAAAGGGGGGAGTAGGGAAAACTACTATTTCTGCAAATATTGGAGCATCATTAGCTTTAATGGGGTATGATGTTTGTTTAATTGATGCTGATATAGGACTTAAAAACCTGGATTTAGTTTTAGGACTTGAAAATAGAATAGTTTATACTATATTAGATGTAATAAAAGGTGGAAAATCTCCACTGGAAGCGGTTGTAAAACATAAGCAAATAAAGAAATTAAATTTATTGGCGTCATCTCAAATAGCAAATAAGGATATGATATCTCCGGAGGATATGAAATTTATTATCAGTGAGCTTTCAAAACACTTTGATTATGTTATTGTGGATTCTCCAGCTGGTATAGAAAGAGGATTTAAAAATGCAGTAGTAGCAGCTCAACATGCGATAGTAGTTACTACTCCTGAATTAACTGCAATAAGTGATGCAGATAGAGTTATCGGTTTATTAGAAAATGAAAAATTTCAAGAAGACAATATATCATTAATAGTTAATAGAATAAAATTACATATGATAAATAAAAATGAGATGCTTTCTCCTGAAGATATAAGAACAGGATTAGCAGTTGAATTATTAGGAGTTGTTCCTGATAGTGAAGAAATAATTATTGCTACAAATAAAGGGATTCCAATTACACTTGAAGATAATTCAAAAATTTCAAATATATTTATGAACATTGCTCAAAGAATTGCTGGAAAGGAAAATCCAATAGAAAATGATTTCGCGCTTTT